The following coding sequences lie in one Silvanigrella aquatica genomic window:
- a CDS encoding DEAD/DEAH box helicase family protein, translated as MSNFSFLQADWEFLYEAANKAENSIHHDPRTSCFYTRRCLELAVSWLYKFDNSLSMPYQDNLSSLIHEKTFKDLVGEALFQKMRIITKLGNNAVHSSREVTTRDAILTVKELFHICYWLARGYNKYQKLPESLMYNDSLVPQTILVPKKTIEQLKTYETEYQEQKEKNSKLINDKTNLDSEIEKLRAEIAEIKKLNSARIDTHDYSEEQTRDYFIDLLLKESGWSLGNEKDREYKVTGMPSNSGVGYVDYVLWGDDGKPLGVVEAKRTKKDPQIGKEQAKLYADCLEKEHGVRPVIFYTNGYDHYLWDDLNYPPRKVQGFYTKQELQLLIQRRNTKKSIVDAEINDEIAGRYYQYRAIKKICESFEKEKNRKALVVMATGTGKTRTVIALCDVLMQSNWVKRVLFLADRVSLVKQALNAFKKFLPNSSPVNLIEDHAGQGRVCVSTYQTMMGLINETNEEKRIFTPGYFDLIIVDEAHRSVYQKYKHIFSYFDSLLVGLTATPRSEIDRNTYDLFDLQENVPTDAYELSIAIEEKYLVPPIPTSVPTWFLREGIKYNELSDQEKQQWDEIEWSEEADEIRPQTIDASALNNWLFNVNTVDKVLEYLMTRGICVNGGDRIGKTIIFAKNQAHANFIAERFDANYPHFKGSFAKIITHSTAYAQNILEDFSIKEKEPHIAISVDMLDTGIDVPEVVNLVFFKMVRSKTKFWQMIGRGTRLCPDLFAPGKDKENFYIFDYCQNLEFFGQNPELKEPSVQKSISHRLFTTRLEYIQSLNNDANYIGIIDDTKKELHKEIAAMNVENFVVRHYRKSVEKFANFDSWKELSEDDYEALSDEVAGLPCELEAEPQELKRFDILMYQMQISILNDQSEYQKYSEKLISICNLLQEKSNIPSVAKHMDLIIDIQNEEWWQDINIPILENTRKNLRNLVVFIEKSQRRIVYTNFEDIIDEGTIVPIPISGENSNFSAEGNLENFKIKAQLFLKKHLNHISIHKIKMNVPLTKKDLLEIEKIFIENNIGNEESIHLISQQSDGLGVFIRSLVGLDKEAAKKAFSLFLNGKTLSSSQINFINLIIDHLTSKGNMDPKLLYESPFTDLSNKGPEGIFNIKEIDHICEILSMIHKNAKVA; from the coding sequence ATGAGCAACTTTTCTTTTCTTCAAGCAGATTGGGAGTTCCTATACGAAGCAGCAAATAAAGCAGAAAATTCGATACATCATGATCCACGAACGTCTTGTTTTTATACTAGACGTTGTCTTGAGCTTGCTGTTTCTTGGTTATATAAGTTCGATAATTCTTTAAGCATGCCCTACCAAGATAATTTAAGTTCCCTTATCCATGAAAAAACATTTAAAGACCTTGTTGGCGAAGCATTATTTCAAAAAATGCGGATCATTACAAAACTAGGTAACAACGCTGTTCATAGCAGTAGAGAAGTAACAACCAGAGACGCGATATTAACTGTAAAAGAATTATTTCACATATGTTATTGGCTAGCGCGGGGGTATAATAAATATCAAAAACTACCTGAATCATTAATGTATAATGATTCTTTAGTCCCCCAAACGATTCTCGTTCCGAAAAAAACAATTGAACAATTAAAAACATACGAAACCGAATATCAAGAACAAAAAGAAAAAAATTCAAAATTAATAAATGATAAAACAAATTTAGATTCTGAAATTGAAAAATTAAGAGCAGAAATAGCAGAAATTAAAAAGCTAAATTCGGCAAGAATAGATACCCATGATTATTCCGAAGAACAAACGCGAGATTATTTTATTGATCTCTTATTAAAAGAATCAGGTTGGTCTTTAGGTAATGAAAAAGATCGAGAATATAAAGTAACAGGCATGCCAAGCAATTCAGGCGTTGGGTATGTTGACTATGTTTTGTGGGGGGATGATGGCAAACCACTTGGCGTTGTCGAAGCTAAACGTACTAAAAAAGATCCACAAATAGGGAAAGAACAAGCAAAACTGTATGCCGACTGCTTAGAAAAAGAACATGGTGTGCGTCCCGTTATTTTTTACACAAATGGCTACGATCATTATTTGTGGGATGATTTAAATTATCCTCCAAGAAAAGTTCAGGGTTTTTATACAAAACAAGAACTGCAACTCTTAATCCAGAGACGTAACACAAAAAAATCTATAGTTGATGCAGAAATAAATGATGAAATTGCAGGCCGTTATTATCAATACCGTGCCATAAAAAAAATATGCGAATCTTTTGAAAAAGAAAAAAATCGCAAAGCTTTGGTTGTCATGGCCACAGGAACAGGTAAAACGAGAACTGTTATTGCTCTGTGCGATGTTCTTATGCAAAGTAATTGGGTAAAACGAGTTTTGTTTTTAGCGGATAGAGTTTCGCTTGTAAAACAAGCTTTAAATGCGTTTAAAAAATTTCTGCCAAATTCTTCGCCTGTTAATTTAATTGAAGACCATGCAGGACAAGGGCGTGTGTGTGTTTCAACTTATCAGACTATGATGGGATTAATTAACGAAACAAATGAAGAAAAAAGAATTTTTACCCCAGGTTATTTTGATTTAATTATTGTAGATGAAGCACACCGTTCCGTATATCAAAAATACAAACATATTTTTAGTTACTTTGATTCGTTGCTTGTGGGGCTTACCGCTACTCCAAGAAGTGAAATAGATAGAAACACTTACGATCTTTTTGATCTCCAAGAAAATGTTCCAACAGATGCCTATGAATTATCTATTGCTATAGAAGAAAAATATTTAGTTCCGCCTATTCCTACTTCTGTTCCTACATGGTTTTTACGAGAAGGAATTAAATACAATGAACTTTCAGATCAAGAAAAACAGCAATGGGATGAAATAGAATGGAGTGAAGAAGCAGATGAAATAAGACCACAAACCATTGATGCTAGTGCTCTCAATAACTGGCTCTTTAACGTGAATACCGTAGATAAAGTTTTAGAATATTTAATGACGCGAGGTATTTGTGTAAATGGAGGCGATCGAATTGGAAAAACAATTATATTTGCAAAAAACCAAGCACACGCAAATTTTATTGCGGAGCGTTTTGATGCAAATTATCCACATTTTAAAGGTTCATTTGCCAAAATTATTACCCATAGTACAGCCTATGCACAAAATATTTTGGAAGACTTTTCGATAAAAGAGAAAGAGCCGCATATAGCCATTTCTGTAGATATGCTTGATACAGGGATAGATGTTCCAGAAGTTGTGAATCTTGTCTTTTTTAAAATGGTCAGATCAAAAACCAAGTTTTGGCAAATGATAGGTCGTGGTACACGCTTATGTCCTGATTTATTTGCTCCAGGCAAAGATAAAGAAAATTTTTATATTTTCGATTATTGTCAAAACTTAGAATTTTTTGGACAAAATCCAGAACTAAAAGAACCTTCCGTTCAAAAGTCTATTTCACATCGTTTATTTACTACAAGGCTTGAATATATTCAAAGTTTAAATAATGATGCCAATTACATTGGAATTATTGATGACACAAAAAAGGAACTGCACAAAGAAATAGCGGCAATGAATGTAGAGAATTTTGTAGTCAGGCACTATAGAAAAAGTGTTGAAAAATTTGCTAATTTTGATTCTTGGAAAGAATTATCTGAAGATGATTATGAAGCCCTGTCTGACGAAGTTGCTGGGCTACCATGTGAATTAGAGGCAGAGCCTCAAGAATTAAAAAGATTTGATATTTTAATGTACCAAATGCAAATATCTATATTAAACGATCAATCAGAATATCAAAAATATTCTGAAAAATTAATTTCAATTTGTAATTTACTTCAAGAAAAATCGAATATACCTAGCGTAGCTAAACATATGGATCTTATAATAGACATTCAAAATGAAGAATGGTGGCAAGATATCAACATTCCTATACTTGAAAATACAAGAAAAAATCTTAGAAATTTAGTTGTCTTTATTGAAAAATCTCAAAGAAGAATTGTTTATACCAATTTTGAGGACATAATTGATGAAGGTACAATTGTTCCTATTCCAATTTCAGGGGAAAATAGTAACTTTTCTGCTGAGGGAAATTTAGAAAACTTTAAAATAAAAGCACAATTATTTTTAAAAAAACATTTAAATCATATTTCAATTCATAAAATTAAAATGAATGTTCCTTTAACAAAAAAAGATCTTTTAGAAATTGAAAAAATATTTATTGAAAACAATATTGGAAACGAAGAGTCTATTCATCTAATTTCACAACAATCGGATGGCCTTGGTGTATTTATTCGAAGCCTTGTAGGATTAGATAAAGAAGCAGCTAAAAAAGCTTTTTCCTTATTCTTAAATGGTAAAACATTAAGTAGCAGTCAAATTAATTTTATAAATTTAATTATTGATCATTTAACTTCTAAAGGTAACATGGATCCTAAATTACTTTATGAATCACCATTTACAGATCTAAGTAATAAAGGACCTGAAGGAATTTTTAATATAAAAGAAATAGATCATATATGTGAAATTTTATCTATGATTCATAAAAATGCAAAAGTTGCTTAA
- a CDS encoding restriction endonuclease subunit S, whose protein sequence is MKYVKLTEVCKLLSGFAWSASKFNSNNCGVPIIRIQNVDSKNEKEFLYWDHEYNEKFVINSGDLLLTLSGSFRVVEWSGPRALLNQRIVKLIPNENKISRSWLLHSLKSKLLQIEHMGKHALVNNVSLEDLQKLALYLPPLPEQKRIADILDRADELRTKRRQAIEHLNELKQSIFLDMFGDPVENDRKWETKKISDFVLGFESGKSIVADDNEDSSSKYRVLKVSSVTKLQFAPDESKPLPPNYTPPPAHIVHNGDLLFSRANTSELIGATAYVYSTPNNLTLSDKLWRFIWYSSIKADPFYVCHLFQQPKFRFEIARRATGTSGSMKNITQDKVLSMLVGHPKINLQTKFGKLIYEIEKTRLKQINHLKLIDDLFSSLQDRAFKGELSKNDSLESILKNHAKKQNKQPESQL, encoded by the coding sequence ATGAAATATGTAAAATTAACTGAAGTATGTAAATTATTGTCTGGCTTTGCTTGGAGCGCATCTAAGTTTAATTCCAATAATTGTGGCGTACCCATAATAAGAATTCAAAACGTTGATTCAAAAAATGAAAAGGAATTCTTATATTGGGATCATGAATATAATGAAAAATTTGTCATTAATTCTGGAGATCTACTTCTTACTTTATCAGGTAGCTTTAGAGTTGTTGAATGGAGCGGGCCAAGAGCTCTTTTAAACCAACGTATAGTTAAATTAATTCCAAACGAAAATAAAATTTCAAGATCTTGGTTATTACATTCACTAAAAAGCAAACTTCTTCAGATAGAGCACATGGGTAAACACGCGCTTGTAAATAATGTTTCTCTAGAAGATCTTCAAAAATTGGCACTTTATCTCCCTCCTCTCCCAGAACAAAAAAGAATTGCAGACATTCTTGATCGCGCTGACGAACTTCGCACAAAACGCCGCCAAGCTATTGAGCATCTGAATGAACTTAAACAATCTATTTTTTTGGATATGTTTGGGGATCCTGTTGAAAATGATCGAAAATGGGAAACAAAAAAAATATCTGATTTTGTTTTAGGTTTTGAAAGTGGAAAAAGTATAGTTGCTGATGATAATGAAGATAGCAGCTCCAAATACCGTGTATTAAAAGTTAGTTCGGTGACAAAACTTCAATTCGCACCTGATGAAAGTAAACCGTTACCTCCAAATTATACGCCTCCACCAGCACATATTGTACATAATGGAGATCTTTTATTCAGTAGAGCAAATACTTCTGAATTAATTGGTGCAACTGCATATGTATATTCAACTCCAAATAACTTAACTTTATCTGATAAATTATGGAGATTTATTTGGTACTCATCAATAAAAGCAGATCCTTTTTATGTTTGTCATCTCTTTCAACAACCAAAATTTCGTTTTGAAATTGCAAGGCGAGCCACTGGTACTAGTGGATCAATGAAAAACATAACTCAAGATAAGGTTCTTTCTATGCTCGTCGGCCATCCAAAAATTAACTTACAAACTAAATTTGGAAAGTTAATTTATGAAATTGAAAAAACAAGATTAAAACAAATTAATCATTTAAAATTAATTGACGATCTCTTCTCCTCCCTCCAAGACCGCGCCTTTAAAGGCGAACTTAGTAAAAACGATTCCTTAGAAAGTATTTTAAAAAACCATGCAAAAAAACAAAACAAACAACCAGAGAGCCAATTATGA